The Oceanidesulfovibrio indonesiensis genomic sequence TTTTAAAAAAAGTTTAGAAAAAGTCTTGACAAAAAAGCATTAATGGTGGTTACGTTTTCCTAAGCCTGGGGCACTCGTGACGGCGGACAGAGGAAGAGAATAAACGTACAGAGCTCCTGCTCCCACAAATCTCCACTCGCCATCGCACGGTGCGCTCGGGTTTTTTTCTCGCCGTTTCGTTCTTGCTTTATTTATCCTTTTTCGTCTGCTGCACCGTCCTCTCTCCCGAGTCGCTTTTCCTCGAGACCCCCTGTGGTTTCATATTACTGGGAGCAGAAAATTTTTACATTTTCGCGCCCCAGTAATAGGCGCTCGTCCTTTCATCGCGCCGCTGAGGTGTGCTATGCTCGGGCGTGTTTCTGCTTATGAACCGAGAACGCAAACGACGCGGAGGTTATCCCCATGGCGATGAATCTCACGAGCCCTGCCTTTGAACACGGCAAGCCCATACCCACCCGCCACTCCTGCGACGGCGAGAACGTCTCCCCGGAAATGACCTGGTCCGACGTGCCTGATGCGGCGACTTCCCTTGTACTGATCTGCGACGACCCGGACGCGCCTGGCGGCACTTTCGACCATTGGGTGGTCTACAACCTGTCACGGGACCTGGAAGGCCTGGATGAGGATATCCCCCCCATTGATGCGCTTGAAGACGGCGGCAATCAGGGCGTCAACGATTTCGGCAAGATCGGCTACGGCGGCCCATGTCCGCCGTCCGACACGCACCGGTACTACTTCACGCTATACGCTGTGGAAGACACGCTGCACTTTGCCGAACCGCCCACCAAACAGGATGTGCTCGACGCCATCGAGGGCAAGGTGGTGGACAAGGCCCAACTCATGGGCACGTATACACGCTGACTAATGATGTGAACAGGGCAGTCCCTCTGCTCAACACTGGGGGGCGCTGCGCCCTGTGTCCCGGAAGGGGGGCGAGGATCAATGATCCCCGTTATGCAGAGGCATGAGCGGAAGATTCTCAGGCATCGAGTTCGGTCACGGCCGATTCGAGGTGTTCGATCCAGATGTCGGCGAGGCCTTCGTTCTCCACGGCCCCGCGCATGATCGGGATGCAGGAGAAGCCTGCGGCTTCGATGCGGGATTTCCATGAATCGGGGCCGGCGCCTGCCATGTCTCGCTGCACGTGGGCGCCCACCACGGCCAGCAGGGGGACGAGCCAGATTGTGGCGACATGTTCCTTGCGCAGGTCCGCCAGCAGCGGTTCCAGGGACTGAATACCCTCCAGGGTGCCGAGTCGCACAAGCGGGTCGCGGGTGGTCAGGGCGGCGGCGAGGCGGTCGTAGGCCGCGTCGCCATGGTGCCAGGTGCCGTGCCCCATGATGAGCACAGCCTCGCCCTCGCTGCGTTCCGTCGGCAGATGCCGGATGATGGCGTCGGCTGTATTGTCTACATCCGTCTCGCAGGCCAGGAGCGGCGCGCCGAGTGTTGCGCGGCGGATGACGCCGTCCTCCACGGCAGTCATGACGGCGCGCTCCATGTCCTCGAATTCCTTGCCGGGGATCACATGCAAAGACTGCACTGCCACGGTCTCGAACCGCTCAAAGCCGATGCGGGCGATGGCCTTGCTCACGGAATCGGTTTTTTTGCCTTCGCCGGCAAGTCGTTCGCGGATGAGGCCGGATGTAAAGGCCCAGCGCACGGGGCGTCCCGGGAATGCCTGGCGGACCTTGGTCTCGAACACGGCGAGGATGCGGTGCGCCTGGGGTTCGCTGGAGCCGAAGGCGGCCAGGAGGATTGCCGAGTTGCTCATGATGCTCGATCGTAGGCCAAAGAGGCGATGCCGGCAATACGAATACGGTTGCGGCGGCGGAGTGTGCGAATGGTTCTTGTTTTTCTCTACAAAAATTCGTAGATGATTGTAGAATGGGAAATAGCCCGAAAAATACTCGGTCGTTGCCGCGCATGCGCACACAAATCAAGCAAGGAAGCTGACATGGCCCCACAGGATACGGACAACAAGTCGAACACGTCGCCGTCCTCAGACAGTCGGCCGGCGGCGGCAAGGCCAGACACGGCAAAGCCGTTCTACATCGTAGGCATCGGCGCGTCGGCCGGCGGGTTGGAGGCGTTGGAGTCCTTTTTCGACAACATGCCGCTCGGTACGGACTGCGCGTTCGTAATCGTCCAGCACCTCTCGCCGGACTACAAAAGCCTGATGCCCGAGCTCCTGAACCGGCATACGCAGTTCAAGATACAGCAGGCCGAGGAAGGCATGCGGGTGGAGCCGGGCCACATCTACCTGAATCATCCAAAAAAGAACCTGATCATCTTCAATGGCACGCTGTTTTTCGCGCCCAAAGAGGACGGACTCAACCTGCCCATCGACATCTTCCTGCGCTCGCTGGCGGATGATCAGGGGGAGAAGGCTATCGGCATCATCCTTTCCGGCACAGGCACGGACGGCACCCGCGGCATCCGCGCCATCAAGGAGGCCGGGGGCATGGTGATGGTGCAGGACGAAGAGAGCGCCCAATTCGACGGCATGCCGCGATCGGCAGTGAGCACGGGCATCGTGGACTACGTGCTTCCGCCGGGGCGCATGCCCGACGAATTGAAGAGCTTCATCGCCGGCCGGTACTCCCTGGCCAGCAGAGGCGGTCAGCAGGCTCTTGGCTCTGAGGATTCCGTGGCCAAGATACTCGGGATGATCCGGACCAGGACAGGCATCGACTTTTCCTTCTACAAGCCCAACACCATCATCCGCCGCATCGAGCGGCGCATGGGCATCAATCAGATCGAGACGGCCGAGGAGTACATCCGGTTCATGGAGGAGGGGCCCAACGAGGTGCAGACTCTTTTCCGCGAGATACTCATCGGCGTGACCAAGTTTTTCCGCGAACCGGAGGCGTTCGAGGCGCTCAAACAGAAGGTTTTGCCGGAGATATTCCGGGACCGGCCGGCCAGCGAGCCTGTGCGCATCTGGGTGGCCGGCTGCTCCACGGGCGAGGAAGCCTACAGCCTGGCTGTCATCTTCGATGAGTACTGCGAGGAGAACGGGCTGCGCCACGACATCAAGATATTCTCCACGGACATTGACAAGGACGCGCTGGATTTCGCTTCATACGGCGTCTACCCGGAGTCCATCGTGGCGGACATCTCCATGGAGCGGCTGGCCAGGTACTTCACCAAGAAAGGCGACAGCTACCAGATCAAGTCGCGGATTCGCGAACGGGTCATCTTCGCCTACCACAACATCCTCAAGGATCCGCCGTTTGCGCGCACCGACCTCATCAGCTGCCGCAACCTGCTCATCTATCTG encodes the following:
- a CDS encoding YbhB/YbcL family Raf kinase inhibitor-like protein — protein: MAMNLTSPAFEHGKPIPTRHSCDGENVSPEMTWSDVPDAATSLVLICDDPDAPGGTFDHWVVYNLSRDLEGLDEDIPPIDALEDGGNQGVNDFGKIGYGGPCPPSDTHRYYFTLYAVEDTLHFAEPPTKQDVLDAIEGKVVDKAQLMGTYTR
- a CDS encoding sirohydrochlorin cobaltochelatase, with amino-acid sequence MSNSAILLAAFGSSEPQAHRILAVFETKVRQAFPGRPVRWAFTSGLIRERLAGEGKKTDSVSKAIARIGFERFETVAVQSLHVIPGKEFEDMERAVMTAVEDGVIRRATLGAPLLACETDVDNTADAIIRHLPTERSEGEAVLIMGHGTWHHGDAAYDRLAAALTTRDPLVRLGTLEGIQSLEPLLADLRKEHVATIWLVPLLAVVGAHVQRDMAGAGPDSWKSRIEAAGFSCIPIMRGAVENEGLADIWIEHLESAVTELDA